The Palaemon carinicauda isolate YSFRI2023 chromosome 37, ASM3689809v2, whole genome shotgun sequence genome contains a region encoding:
- the LOC137629067 gene encoding uncharacterized protein, which translates to MAYYRDNRVYPVQYYDEYLPRKVTGVSYKQWDRDYDRGMAYYPTVHRVIDQQPRIYTTAHGQNGAIQGVSRYGRISAIPEPQKKYYFDEFQRLDNLQKVVIGRRRDGCYTVSDTKSTLLYLASLRSDTNCCGCEIPKGPGIAFKMFTSSQEPILVVQTYEQGVCCSANDFEGDVKILPDLTLGTMAGSIARGFELKSLSSDRICTINAIYDGFCLWDRFYEIIPVTSPHDIGTILVDKGRLLVTFPRVLDVPRRAFVLACIISMKYQLERKGKTGPCQSSG; encoded by the exons GAGTTAGTTATAAACAATGGGACAGAGACTACGACAGAGGAATGGCATACTATCCAACTGTTCACCGCGTGATAGACCAGCAACCCAGGATTTATACTACTGCTCATGGACAAAACGGGGCAATCCAGGGAGTCTCT AGATATGGGCGAATATCGGCCATTCCGGAGCCACAGAAGAAGTATTATTTTGACGAATTTCAGCGTCTCGATAATCTCCAGAAAGTCGTCATCGGTCGTCGCCGAG ATGGATGTTACACAGTGAGTGACACGAAGAGTACTTTGTTGTATCTCGCCTCCCTGCGTTCGGATACAAACTGCTGTGGCTGTGAAATACCCAAGGGACCTGGCATTGCCTTCAAAATGTTCACCTCTTCTCAAGAACCAATTCTTGTGGTTCAGACTTACGAGCAAGGTGTCTGTTGCAGTGCAAATGATTTT GAAGGAGATGTGAAGATACTGCCAGATCTGACTCTGGGGACGATGGCAGGGAGCATTGCCCGCGGATTTGAGCTGAAATCATTGTCCAGTGATCGCATCTGTACTATCAACGCCATATATGATGGGTTTTGCCTCTGGGATCGATTTTATGAG ATTATTCCCGTAACATCACCTCATGACATAGGAACAATCCTTGTAGACAAAGGACGTCTTTTGGTGACATTTCCGAGAGTACTTGATGTTCCTAGGCGAGCCTTTGTCCTGGCTTGCATTATAAGTATG AAGTACCAGTTGGAGAGGAAAGGCAAGACTGGTCCTTGCCAGAGTTCAGGCTAA